Proteins encoded by one window of Mycolicibacterium sp. ND9-15:
- a CDS encoding MerR family transcriptional regulator yields the protein MGDTPRQEQLDLTAASGPADSELTSTLEPTAEPVQAGLFPDDSVPDELVGYRGPSACQIAGITYRQLDYWARTSLVVPSIRGAAGSGSQRLYSFKDILVLKIVKRLLDTGISLHNIRVAVDHLRQRGVRDLANITLFSDGTTVYECTSAEEVVDLLQGGQGVFGIAVSGAMRELTGAIADFPGERADGGESIAAPEDELASRRKHRDRKIG from the coding sequence GTGGGAGACACGCCACGTCAGGAGCAGCTCGACCTCACTGCTGCCAGCGGCCCCGCGGATTCAGAACTGACGAGCACCTTGGAGCCGACAGCAGAACCCGTGCAGGCGGGACTCTTCCCCGACGACTCCGTTCCCGACGAGCTTGTCGGCTATCGCGGACCGAGCGCCTGCCAGATCGCGGGCATCACCTACCGGCAGCTGGACTACTGGGCACGCACGTCGCTCGTCGTGCCGTCGATCCGCGGCGCGGCCGGCTCGGGCAGCCAACGGCTGTACTCGTTCAAGGACATCCTGGTTCTCAAGATCGTGAAGCGCCTGCTGGACACCGGCATTTCACTGCACAACATCCGCGTCGCCGTCGACCATCTGCGCCAGCGCGGAGTTCGCGATCTGGCCAACATCACCCTGTTCTCCGACGGCACCACGGTCTACGAGTGCACATCGGCCGAAGAGGTGGTCGACCTGCTGCAGGGCGGTCAGGGTGTGTTCGGCATCGCCGTGTCGGGCGCGATGAGGGAGCTGACCGGTGCGATCGCCGACTTCCCCGGGGAGCGGGCCGACGGCGGCGAGTCGATCGCCGCCCCGGAGGACGAGCTGGCCTCGCGACGAAAGCACCGCGACCGCAAGATCGGCTGA
- a CDS encoding bifunctional nuclease family protein — MGEVRVVGIRVEQPQNQPVLLLRESNGDRYLPIWIGQSEAAAIALEQQGVEPARPLTHDLIRDVIAALGHSLKEVRIVDLQEGTFYADLIFDRDIKVSARPSDSVAIALRVGVPIYVEEAVLAEAGLIIPDENDDEAAGAVREDEVEKFKEFLDSVSPDDFKAT, encoded by the coding sequence ATGGGTGAGGTTCGTGTGGTCGGCATTCGCGTGGAGCAGCCGCAGAACCAGCCGGTGCTGCTGCTGAGGGAGTCGAACGGCGACCGATATCTGCCGATCTGGATCGGGCAGTCCGAGGCGGCGGCGATCGCACTCGAACAGCAGGGGGTCGAGCCGGCGCGTCCGCTGACGCACGACCTGATCCGAGATGTCATTGCCGCGCTTGGTCATTCGCTCAAAGAGGTGCGAATCGTCGACCTGCAGGAGGGCACCTTCTACGCGGACCTGATCTTCGACCGCGACATCAAGGTGTCGGCGCGGCCCTCGGACTCGGTGGCGATTGCGCTGCGGGTGGGCGTGCCCATCTACGTCGAGGAGGCGGTGCTGGCGGAGGCCGGCCTGATCATTCCCGACGAGAACGACGACGAAGCCGCAGGTGCGGTGCGCGAGGACGAGGTGGAGAAGTTCAAGGAGTTTCTCGACAGCGTCTCACCCGACGACTTCAAGGCGACATAG
- the ftsR gene encoding transcriptional regulator FtsR, with protein MGAPDTPALTGMSIGAVLDLLRPDFPDVTISKIRFLEAEGLVTPQRTASGYRRFTAYDCARLRFILTAQRDQYLPLKVIKAQLDAQPDGELPQNGSVYGVPRLVSVSADGADNVAGVSAVAPTQVRLSREDLLARSGVEDDLLGALVKAGVINTGPGGFFDEHSVVIAQCARALADYGVEPRHLRAFRSAADRQSDLIAQIAGPIVKANKAGARDRADDLAREVAALAITLHTSLIKSAVRDVLDR; from the coding sequence ATGGGCGCCCCCGACACTCCCGCGCTCACTGGGATGTCGATCGGAGCGGTCCTGGATCTGCTGCGACCGGACTTCCCGGACGTGACCATTTCCAAGATCCGGTTCCTGGAGGCCGAAGGCCTGGTCACCCCGCAGCGCACGGCGTCGGGTTATCGGCGGTTCACCGCCTACGACTGCGCGCGGCTACGGTTCATCCTCACCGCCCAGCGCGACCAGTATCTGCCGTTGAAAGTGATCAAGGCGCAGCTCGACGCGCAACCCGACGGTGAGTTGCCCCAGAACGGATCCGTCTACGGCGTCCCACGTTTGGTGTCGGTCTCCGCCGATGGCGCCGACAACGTAGCGGGCGTGTCGGCGGTGGCGCCGACGCAGGTGCGGTTGTCCCGGGAGGATCTGCTGGCCCGCTCCGGTGTCGAAGACGACCTGCTGGGCGCGCTCGTGAAGGCCGGGGTGATCAACACGGGTCCCGGCGGATTCTTCGACGAGCATTCCGTGGTGATCGCGCAGTGTGCGCGTGCGCTGGCGGACTACGGTGTCGAGCCACGACATCTGCGTGCCTTCCGGTCGGCGGCCGACCGGCAATCCGATCTGATCGCCCAAATCGCCGGGCCGATAGTCAAGGCGAACAAGGCCGGCGCGCGCGACCGAGCCGACGACTTGGCGCGTGAGGTCGCGGCACTGGCGATCACGTTGCATACATCGCTGATCAAGTCGGCTGTGCGCGACGTACTGGATCGCTGA
- the garA gene encoding glycogen accumulation regulator GarA — translation MTENDQNSGTDQTSDEVTVETTSVFRADFLNELDAPAAAGTEGAVSGVEGLPAGSALLVVKRGPNAGSRFLLDQPTTSAGRHPDSDIFLDDVTVSRRHAEFRLEGGEFQVVDVGSLNGTYVNREPVDSAVLANGDEVQIGKFRLVFLTGPKSDDSGQAG, via the coding sequence GTGACGGAAAACGACCAGAATTCTGGGACCGACCAGACGTCTGACGAAGTCACCGTGGAAACTACATCGGTCTTCCGCGCCGACTTCCTCAACGAACTGGACGCCCCGGCGGCGGCGGGCACAGAGGGTGCCGTCTCGGGCGTCGAGGGCCTGCCTGCCGGCTCAGCGCTGCTGGTCGTCAAGCGCGGTCCGAATGCGGGTTCCCGGTTCCTGCTCGACCAGCCCACCACGTCGGCCGGTCGGCATCCCGACAGCGACATCTTCCTCGACGACGTCACGGTGAGCCGCAGGCACGCCGAGTTCCGGCTCGAAGGCGGCGAGTTCCAGGTGGTGGATGTCGGCAGCCTGAACGGCACCTACGTCAACCGCGAGCCGGTGGATTCGGCGGTGCTCGCCAACGGCGACGAGGTGCAGATCGGCAAGTTCCGCCTGGTGTTCCTCACCGGCCCGAAGAGCGACGACAGCGGTCAGGCCGGCTAA